GCCGATCCGGTCGACGAGGTCGGCGAGGACGGCGTCGGTCGCCGCCCGGGCGTCCAGCAGCGCCACGACCTTCGCGGGCACGACATTCGGCCCGCCCGGCTCGACATGGAACCGGCCGAACGTCGCCCGCGCATCCAGGTCCTGCGCCGCGCCGCGGGCCGCCAGCACCGTCGCGGCGAACGGCAGTGCCGCATCCCTGCGGTCGGCCAACCGCGCGGTACCGGCATGGTCGGCGAGGCCGGTGAAGGTGAACTCCCACCGACCGTGCGGCCAGATCGCCGTGGCCAGCCCGACCGGCGCCGCCAGCCCCACCAGCTGCTTCCCCTGCTCGATGTGGACCTCGACCTGCGCGCCGGTCTGCGCCAACGCCACCTCGTCGCGGCCGATGGCCTGCGGATCCGCCCCGGCCGCGGTCATCGCCGCGGCGAGGGTCACCCCGTCACCGTCGGTGAGAGCGCGGGCGGTCTCCGGATCCAGCGCCCCGGACATCAGTTTCGAGCCGAGACAGGCGACGCCGAACCGCGTCCCCTCCTCGTCCATGTAGTCGACGACCGCCAACGGCCGGGCACGGACGAGATTCCCCCGTGCCTCGGCGGCGGCGAGGGCGTCCACCGCCAGGAAACCGAGCAGCACCCCCAGCGGTCCGTCCCACTTCCCGCCGTCGGCGACCGAGTCAAGGTGCGACCCGGTGGCGACCGCACCGTCGGCAGGTTCGCCCCACCAGGCGCGGATATTGCCGTTGGGGTCGGTGTGCACCGTCATTCCCCGGGACGCGGCCTGGTCGGTGAACCACCGGCGCAGCGCGGCGTCCTCGTCGGTCCAGGAATAGCGGCGGGTCCCTGTCGGGTGGACGCCGATCGCGCCGAGCTGGTCCCACATGGTGCGGAACGTGGCGAGCGCGGCCGCCTCGTCGACGGCGGCGGCGGTACTGACGCCTGAGCTGAGGTCGGGGGTTGTCATGAGCCTCTTTCACGGTCTCGGTACCGGACTGCAATCTTCCGGTAACATGGTAAATGTTTCATCTCAGTTGTCAGAGATTCACAACGGGAATCGCCACCATCCTAGCCGGACACCACAGACAGGACAACAGACCATGAGCAGCAGTGACAACTACGACTGGGTCATCATCGGCGGTGGACTCGAGGGTCTCGCCATCGCCTGGGGACTGACCTCGCGCGGCGAGAAAAGCGTCCTCGTCCTCGAACGCGACCAACTGTGCGGCGGGATGACGGGGAAATCCTCCGGCGTCGTCCGGGCCCACTACGGCACCCCCTCGGTGGCGAAGATGGGCTGGAAGGGCACCCGGTTCTTCCACCGGGCCCCGGAGATCCTCGGCGACGACTGCGGCTTCCGCAACTGCGGCTACATGGTGGCCGTCGGCGAGGAGAACGTCACCAACCTCGAAGCCACCATCGCCATGCAACAGGACCTCGGCGTCGACGTCGACTACATCAGCGGCGACAAGGCCCGCGAACTGTGGCCCGGGCTCCGCGTCGACGACTTCGCGAAGATCGCCTACGAACCCCTCGCCGGCCGCGGGGACGCCCCCATGCTCGGCATGGCCTTCTCCGTCGTCGCGCGGCAACAGGGCGCGAAGATCCGCACCGGCGCCGAGGTCACCGGCTTCACCCGGGACGGGAACGGGACCGGCGACCAGGCAGCCGTCACCGGGGTCACCCTCGCCGACGGCAGCAGCATCGGCGCCGGCCACGTCATCCTCGCCACCGGCGCCTGGGCCGCACAGCTCGGCGCCACCGTCGACCTCGACATTCCGGTCCGCGCCCAGCGCGCCCAGCTCATGCTCGTCAACCCCGGTGAACCGATGCCGCACGTCCCCGTGCTCTCCGACCTCGTCAGCCTGCAGTACCTGTGCGGCGAACCCAACGGCGACATCCTCTGCGGCAACTCCGACCATGCCGAACCCCACTGGGCCGACCCGGACTCCTACCCCAACAAAGCCGACGACGACTTCATCGAATGGACCATCGGCAAGCTCATGCAGCGCCTGCCCGACATGCCGAACCCGGCACTGACCAGCACCTACGCGGGCTGCTACGACACGACGCCCGACTACAACCCGATCATGGGACCCTCCGGCATCGACGGTCTGTTCCTCGCCGTCGGATTCTCCGGACACGGGTTCAAGATCGCCCCGGCCGTCGCCGAGTTCGTCGCCGACCTGCTGCTCGACGGCGATTCCTCCGACCCCGACATCCCGGCCGCCGACTTCCGGTTCTCCCGGTTCGCCGACGGCGATCTCACCCGCAGCCTGCACCCGTACATCGGTGCCGGTGAGATGCGGTGACCCGGTCGGCGGTCCGGCCGCTGTACCGGGTATGTCCCGGCCGCTGTACCGGCTCTGTTCCGGCCGCTGATCCCACGCAGCAGACCCGCAGCGGCTACGATCATGGCCCATGACAGACAGGCAGCCCACAGGAAACGACGTCAACCCCGCTGACACAGTGCCGGACCACGAGATCCCCGACGGGACCCACGGCCACGACGACCGGTCCATCGAGGCCGGTCTCGGCGCCCGCGTCCGTGCGCTCCGCACCGGGCGCGGCATGTCCGTCGCCGCCCTCGCCGAACGGGCGGGGCTGTCCAAGGCCATGCTGTCGAAGATCGAGAACGCGCAGACCTCCTGTTCACTGACCTCTGTCGCCCGGCTCGCCGAAGCGCTCGACGTCGCCGTCCCCACCCTGTTCCAGGACGCCCAGACCTCCCGGCCGGTCGCCTACACCCCGGCCGGGAAGGGCGCACTGATCAACGGCCGCGGGACCCGCCACAACCACATCTACGAACTGCTCGGCTCCTTCCGCGGGCACGGCGCCACGACCGGTCCGCACCTCGAACCGGTCCTGGTCACCCTCAACGACCGCTCGGAGACCTACCCCCGGTTCCAGCACCCCGGTACCGAACTGCTCTACATGCTCGAAGGCGACATGACCTACCGGTACCAGGACGAGGACTACCGGATGCGTCCCGGGGACGCACTGCTCCTCGACGGCGAGGGCGTCCACGGCCCGGTCGAGCTCGCCGAACTGCCCATCCGTTTCCTCGCCGTCACCGCCTACCCCACCGAAACCATCCCCGATTCCCTGCACGACTCGCCACACGACCAGGAGTAACCCCATGGAGCGCACCCCCGCCGGGCTCGCCGGCAGGACAGTCGTCGTCCTCGACCCGCTGAGCAGGCGCCCCGACCGCCCGGAATTCGACCGGCTGCTCACCGTCCTCACCGGGTCCGTGCGCAGAACCGTGAACGAACTCGGCGGCACCGCCGTCGTTCTGGCGGCGGACCGGGTGGACACCGACGAGGTCCGCGCCCGGTGCCGCGCCGCCGACCTCATCGTCATCGCCGGTGGGGAGGACGTCAGCCCCGGACTCTACGGCGGCACCACCGGCTACCCGGACGCCGGAGTGCACGCCCCCGCGTCCGACATCCAGCACATCCAGGTCATCCGGGACGCCGTCGCCGCGCGGACGCCGCTGCTGGGCATCTGCCGTGGCCTCCAGCTGATCAATGTCGCCTGCGGCGGAACGCTCATCCAGCACCTCCCCGGCCACACCTGCGCCTCCGGTGACGACGCCCCGTTCACCCGCACGTGGCTGCGTCCCGTCCACGGTGCACCCCCACCACCCGGTGCCGACCTGCATGCCCCCGTGCGCTGCACCCACCACCAGGCCGTCGGTGAGCTGGGCAGCGGTCTCGAGGTCACCGTCCGCGCCCGCGACGGTGTGGTCGAGGCGGTCCGGCACACCTCGGCGCCGGTCATCGGGGTGCAGTGGCACCCCGAACACCCGGCGGTCGCCGCGGAGCAGCTCACCGCGCTCCTCCGCGGCACCGCAGGTCTCGCCGACGGCCGTGTGTGCGATCCGGCCGCCGGTCCGACGACGCGCCGTGCCACCGTCGGCGCCACCGTCTCTCTACCGGCCGCACCTCGCCCGTGCGCGGAGCCGTCCATGCCACCACTAGGATGAATGCCGTGATCACGGCCGACCCCACCGGTTCCGGCCGTCTGACGCGATGACCCGACCGGCCAGTTCCGCAGAAAGGCACTGAATCAATGAGCATGACGCCCCGCACCTACACCGTCACCGTGACCAGGGCCGGCGACGACTGGCTCGCGGTCATCCCCGGACTGCCCGGTTTCTCTGAGCTCGGCTCCACGTTCGAGGAACTCGAGGATGCCGTTCGCGCCGCGCTGGCGGCCGGACTGTCCCTCTCCGCCGACGAGCAGGCGGAGCTCGACCTGGTGTGGAGTGTCGACGGGGGCATCGACGGCGGTCAGACCCCGCTCAGCCAGTCCTGACCGGTCCAGCCTTCCTGCAACCCCGTCCCGGAGGCGGTTGGCAGCAACACCCCCGCACAATGCAGTCGTCCGTGAAGTCGAGCACGGATCAGTGCGACGACACCCCCACCTAGGTTTCCTGCTCGACTTCACGCACCACACCCACCGGCACCGACCCGCACTCAGTCCCCGGGTGTACGTCGGCAGGGTGGATTCTCCCCACCGGGCCACCCCGCCGACACACACCCGGCACCGCCGGCACCGCCGGCACCGCCGGGGTCGACGGTGATTTCAACGCCCTGCCCCGCCGCGGCGCCGCGGATCGTCCGTCAAGTCGAGCACGGATCAGCGCCAGGACACCCGCACCGGGGTGTCCTGCTCGACTTGACGGACCACACACACAAAAAAAGAGAGGCCCCGCCCCCACCCCGACCGACCAGAAGTCGACCAGAGCAGGGGGCAGGACCTCCCACACATGTTTAATGCCGGCGGCGACCTACTCTCCCACACCCTCCCAGGTGCAGTACCATCGGCGCAGGTGGGCTTAGCTACCGGGTTCGGAAAGGGACCGGGCGTGACCCCACCGCCAAAACCACCGACAAATCTATCAAAGAAACAACCACACACACCAGACAACCACCCCGAACCAACAGGGGGCCACGGTGTGCTGTGCCGTTCCAGACACTGCACAATGGACGCGAAACTCTTCAACCCTGCAAAACATGCCGCACACCAACAACCACCAATATGACTGCTTAATGTGTAATGCTCGGTCAATTAGTACCGGTCACCTCCACCACTCACATGGCTTCCAGATCCGGCCTATCAACCCCGTCGTCTACAGGGAACCTCACACGAAACCTCATCTCGAAACAGGCTTCCCGCTTAGATGCTTTCAGCGGTTATCCCTCCCGTACGTAGCCAACCAGCAATGCCACGGGCGTGACAACTGGCCCACCAGAGGTACGTCCAACCCGGTCCTCTCGTACTAGGGTCAGCCTTTCTCAAGTTTCAACGCGCACGGCGGATAGAGACCGAACTGTCTCACGACGTTCTAAACCCAGCTCGCGTGCCGCTTTAATGGGCGAACAGCCCAACCCTTGGGACCAACTCCAGCCCCAGGATGCGACGAGCCGACATCGAGGTGCCAAACCATCCCGTCGATATGGACTCTTGGGGAAGATCAGCCTGTTATCCCCGGGGTACCTTTTATCCGTTGAGCGACACCGCTTCCACAAGCCGGTGCCGGATCACTAGTCCCGACTTTCGTCCCTGCTCGACCTGTCAGTCTCACAGTCAAGCTCCCTTGTGCACTTACACTCAACACCTGATTACCAACCAGGCTGAGGGAACCTTTGGGCGCCTCCGTTACACTTTGGGAGGCAACCGCCCCAGTTAAACTACCCACCAGGCACTGTCCCTGACCCGGATCACGGGCCGAGGTTCAGACATCCAATACGATCAGAGTGGTATTTCAACAACGACTCCACAACCACTGGCGTAGCCGCTTCACAGTCTCCCACCTATCCTACACAAACCGAACCGAACACCAATACCAAGCTATAGTGAAGGTCCCGGGGTCTTTTCGTCCTGCCGCGCGTAACGAGCATCTTTACTCGTACTGCAATTTCGCCGGGCCTGTGGTTGAGACAGCAGGGAAGTCGTTACGCCATTCGTGCAGGTCGGAACTTACCCGACAAGGAATTTCGCTACCTTAGGATGGTTATAGTTACCACCGCCGTTTACTGGGGCTTAAATTCTCCGCTTCGGGCCAAAGCCCTAACAGGTCCTCTTAACCTTCCAGCACCGGGCAGGCGTCAGTCCGTATACATCGACTTACCGTCTTCGCACGGACCTGTGTTTTTAGTAAACAGTCGCTTCCCTCTATTCTCTGCGACCCACACCAGCCAACAGTCCGCAAAAGACCACGACCAGCACGGGCCCCCCTTCTCCCGAAGTTACGGGGGCATTTTGCCGAATTCCTTAACCACAGTTCACCCGAACGCCTCGGTATACTCTACCAGACCACCTGTGTCGGTTTAGGGTACGGGCCGAACACGCACTCGCTAGAGGCTTTTCTCGACAGCACAGGATCACCGACATCCCCACAAAAGGGTACGCATCACGCCTCACCCATAAAGCGCCCCGGATTTACCTGGGACACGGGCCACACGCTTACACCACAATCCAATAAGTGGCTCGGCTACCTCACTGCGTCACCCCATCACTAGACTACTACGGATCAGGTCCCACGCATCCACACCACCAGCACACCAAAGATGCACCGACAGTCCTTCAGGGTGGTTAGTCTCACCGCCTCATCTTCTTTCGCACATGCTCGGGTACGGGAATATCAACCCGTTAACCATCGACTACGCCTGTCGGCCTCGCCTTAGGCCCCGACTCACCCTGGGAAGACAAACTTGACCCAGGAACCCTTAGTCATTCGGCGGATGAGTTTCTCACTCATCAATCGCTACTCATGCCTGCATTCTCACTCGCATAGCCTCCAGCACTGGGTCACCCCGCACCTTCACCGGCCACACGACGCTCCCCTACCAACCACACACCAAAGTATGCAGTTCCGCGGCTTCGGCGGTGTACTTAAGCCCCACTACATTGTCGGCGCACGGCCACTCGACCAGTGAGCTATTACGCACTCTCTCAAGGATGGCTGCTTCTAAGCCAACCTCCTGGCTGTCTTCGCGACCGCACATCCTTTTCCACTTAGCACACCCTTAGGGGCCTTAGCCGGCGATCTGGGCTGTTTCCCTCTCGACCACGAAGCTTATCCCCCGCAGTCTCACTGCCGCACTCGCACTTACCGGCATTCGGAGTTTGGCTGACGTCGCTAAGATGATAGTCCCGCTCAACCAACCAGTAGCTCTACCTCCGGCAAGAAACACACGACGCTGCACCTAAATGCATTTCGGGGAGAACCAGCTATCACGGAGTTTGATTGGCCTTTCACCCCTACCCACAACTCATCCCCTCAGTTTTCAACCTAAGTGGGTTCGCGCCTCCACGACGTCTTACCATCGCTTCACACTGGCCATGGGTAGATCACCCCGCTTCGGGTCCAGGACACGCCACTAAAACACACTCGTTAGTATTCGCTTTCGCTACGACTACCCCACACGGGTTAACCTCGCGACGTGCCGCTGACTCGCAGGCTCATTCTTCAAAAGGCACGCCATCACCCCAAAAGGCTCTGACGGATTGTAAGCACACGGTTTCAGGTACTATTTCACTCCCCTCCCGGGGTACTTTTCACCATTCCCTCACGGTACTATCCGCTATCGGTCACAATGAGTATTCAGGCTTACCGGGTGGTCCCGGCAGATTCACAGCAGATTCCACGAGCCCGCTGCTACTCGGGGACACTCACACACCCGCACACACATGC
This is a stretch of genomic DNA from Corynebacterium nuruki S6-4. It encodes these proteins:
- a CDS encoding allantoate amidohydrolase is translated as MTTPDLSSGVSTAAAVDEAAALATFRTMWDQLGAIGVHPTGTRRYSWTDEDAALRRWFTDQAASRGMTVHTDPNGNIRAWWGEPADGAVATGSHLDSVADGGKWDGPLGVLLGFLAVDALAAAEARGNLVRARPLAVVDYMDEEGTRFGVACLGSKLMSGALDPETARALTDGDGVTLAAAMTAAGADPQAIGRDEVALAQTGAQVEVHIEQGKQLVGLAAPVGLATAIWPHGRWEFTFTGLADHAGTARLADRRDAALPFAATVLAARGAAQDLDARATFGRFHVEPGGPNVVPAKVVALLDARAATDAVLADLVDRIGRAARDAAGDHGVEVTVREISRAPVVDFDEGLRDLHGKLAAEAGERLPEIPTQAGHDSGILAAELPTSMLFVRSPHGISHSPLEDAADADVLAGLRALVRSLAVLVAAPQDGPPVTGRND
- a CDS encoding helix-turn-helix domain-containing protein; its protein translation is MTDRQPTGNDVNPADTVPDHEIPDGTHGHDDRSIEAGLGARVRALRTGRGMSVAALAERAGLSKAMLSKIENAQTSCSLTSVARLAEALDVAVPTLFQDAQTSRPVAYTPAGKGALINGRGTRHNHIYELLGSFRGHGATTGPHLEPVLVTLNDRSETYPRFQHPGTELLYMLEGDMTYRYQDEDYRMRPGDALLLDGEGVHGPVELAELPIRFLAVTAYPTETIPDSLHDSPHDQE
- a CDS encoding gamma-glutamyl-gamma-aminobutyrate hydrolase family protein, with product MERTPAGLAGRTVVVLDPLSRRPDRPEFDRLLTVLTGSVRRTVNELGGTAVVLAADRVDTDEVRARCRAADLIVIAGGEDVSPGLYGGTTGYPDAGVHAPASDIQHIQVIRDAVAARTPLLGICRGLQLINVACGGTLIQHLPGHTCASGDDAPFTRTWLRPVHGAPPPPGADLHAPVRCTHHQAVGELGSGLEVTVRARDGVVEAVRHTSAPVIGVQWHPEHPAVAAEQLTALLRGTAGLADGRVCDPAAGPTTRRATVGATVSLPAAPRPCAEPSMPPLG
- a CDS encoding NAD(P)/FAD-dependent oxidoreductase, with the translated sequence MSSSDNYDWVIIGGGLEGLAIAWGLTSRGEKSVLVLERDQLCGGMTGKSSGVVRAHYGTPSVAKMGWKGTRFFHRAPEILGDDCGFRNCGYMVAVGEENVTNLEATIAMQQDLGVDVDYISGDKARELWPGLRVDDFAKIAYEPLAGRGDAPMLGMAFSVVARQQGAKIRTGAEVTGFTRDGNGTGDQAAVTGVTLADGSSIGAGHVILATGAWAAQLGATVDLDIPVRAQRAQLMLVNPGEPMPHVPVLSDLVSLQYLCGEPNGDILCGNSDHAEPHWADPDSYPNKADDDFIEWTIGKLMQRLPDMPNPALTSTYAGCYDTTPDYNPIMGPSGIDGLFLAVGFSGHGFKIAPAVAEFVADLLLDGDSSDPDIPAADFRFSRFADGDLTRSLHPYIGAGEMR